A genome region from Acidobacteriota bacterium includes the following:
- the rlmB gene encoding 23S rRNA (guanosine(2251)-2'-O)-methyltransferase RlmB: MTIFGVKPVIEALRAGRVTALAVSVRRRRGLTELLELADRRGVRLRRVDPAELDRLAGGAAHQGVVATVRALDTYAVADLVAVRTPPLILVLDGIEDPRNLGAIARTLDAAGGSGLVVPERRAAPVTGAAVKASAGALVHVPLAPVVNLPRALGELKAAGVWTIGLEAEADQSLYDLDLRLPSAIVIGGEGRGLHRLVRERCDWRAALPMRGRVSSLNASVAAAVALFEAVRQRSAAAPAG; the protein is encoded by the coding sequence ATGACGATCTTCGGCGTCAAGCCGGTGATCGAGGCGTTGCGCGCCGGGCGGGTCACGGCGCTGGCCGTGAGCGTGCGCCGCCGGCGCGGTCTGACGGAGCTGCTGGAGCTGGCGGACCGCCGCGGGGTGCGCCTGCGCCGGGTCGATCCCGCGGAGCTGGACCGCCTCGCGGGCGGGGCGGCGCACCAGGGCGTGGTCGCCACGGTGCGCGCGCTCGACACGTATGCGGTGGCGGACCTGGTCGCGGTCCGTACGCCGCCGCTCATCCTCGTCCTCGACGGTATCGAGGATCCGCGCAATCTGGGCGCCATCGCGCGCACGCTGGACGCCGCCGGCGGCTCGGGGCTCGTCGTGCCCGAGCGGCGGGCGGCCCCGGTCACCGGCGCGGCCGTCAAGGCCTCGGCGGGGGCGCTCGTGCACGTCCCTCTCGCGCCGGTGGTCAACCTGCCGCGGGCGCTCGGCGAGCTGAAGGCGGCCGGGGTCTGGACGATCGGACTCGAGGCCGAGGCCGACCAGTCGTTGTACGATCTGGACCTGCGCCTGCCGTCCGCAATCGTCATCGGCGGTGAGGGGCGCGGGCTGCACCGGCTGGTGCGCGAGCGCTGCGACTGGCGCGCGGCCCTGCCGATGCGCGGGCGGGTGTCGAGTCTCAACGCGTCGGTCGCCGCCGCCGTGGCCCTGTTCGAGGCCGTCCGCCAGCGGTCGGCCGCGGCGCCGGCCGGCTGA